In Anser cygnoides isolate HZ-2024a breed goose chromosome 23, Taihu_goose_T2T_genome, whole genome shotgun sequence, the following are encoded in one genomic region:
- the LOC106044620 gene encoding transcription factor HES-5-like isoform X3 translates to MLLRKPVVEKMRRDRINSSIEQLKLLLEKEFQRHQPNSKLEKADILEMTVSYLKQQSQLQLKTVASFHKSSQFDFREGYSRCLQEAFHFLSLHKVRTETQSKLLSHFQKSQAAAPEVAFSPGKPSALKQASPKDAGTLWRPW, encoded by the exons CTCAGGAAGCCGGTGGTGGAGAAAATGCGCCGAGACCGGATTAACAGCAGCATCGAGCAGCTGAAACTGCTCCTGGAGAAGGAGTTCCAGAGGCACCAGCCCAACTCCAAGCTGGAGAAAGCCGACATCCTGGAGATGACCGTCAGCTACCTGAAACAGCAgagccagctgcagctgaaga CTGTAGCATCCTTCCATAAAAGCTCTCAGTTTGACTTCAGAGAGGGCTACTCTAGGTGTTTGCAAgaagctttccatttcctctctcttcatAAAGTCCGAACTGAGACACAGAGCAAGCTCTTAAGTCACTTCCAGAAgagccaggcagcagctccagaggTCGCCTTTTCCCCCGGCAAGCCCAGCGCCCTGAAGCAAGCATCTCCAAAAGACGCCGGTACTCTCTGGAGGCCCTGGTAG
- the LOC106044620 gene encoding transcription factor HES-5-like isoform X2, whose product MAPSAVFLEPDNLLTPKEKNKLRKPVVEKMRRDRINSSIEQLKLLLEKEFQRHQPNSKLEKADILEMTVSYLKQQSQLQLKTVASFHKSSQFDFREGYSRCLQEAFHFLSLHKVRTETQSKLLSHFQKSQAAAPEVAFSPGKPSALKQASPKDAGTLWRPW is encoded by the exons ATGGCTCCCAGCGCTGTGTTCCTGGAGCCCGACAACCTGCTGACgccaaaggagaaaaacaaa CTCAGGAAGCCGGTGGTGGAGAAAATGCGCCGAGACCGGATTAACAGCAGCATCGAGCAGCTGAAACTGCTCCTGGAGAAGGAGTTCCAGAGGCACCAGCCCAACTCCAAGCTGGAGAAAGCCGACATCCTGGAGATGACCGTCAGCTACCTGAAACAGCAgagccagctgcagctgaaga CTGTAGCATCCTTCCATAAAAGCTCTCAGTTTGACTTCAGAGAGGGCTACTCTAGGTGTTTGCAAgaagctttccatttcctctctcttcatAAAGTCCGAACTGAGACACAGAGCAAGCTCTTAAGTCACTTCCAGAAgagccaggcagcagctccagaggTCGCCTTTTCCCCCGGCAAGCCCAGCGCCCTGAAGCAAGCATCTCCAAAAGACGCCGGTACTCTCTGGAGGCCCTGGTAG